A stretch of DNA from Cannabis sativa cultivar Pink pepper isolate KNU-18-1 chromosome X, ASM2916894v1, whole genome shotgun sequence:
CACAAGCAAAAAGATTGTCCAAGCAATCAATAAGCTCAAACATAATTTAAACAAAAAAGCTCAATCAATCAATCAGCATCTTACTACTATATCATATCTATCATTAAAAAGCCAATCATGCGAACGACATCGTGCCTCATGAAACAACTAAGAGAGAAACATGAACAAAAATATGGACATCTTATTATACCTAGGAATTTTTCTCAGGATCATCTTTCTCAATGGAACTGCATCGTCTGGATCAACTGCCAATAGATTTTTAACCTACacaagtaacagaagtaatagATTAGTTTAACTTACAAAACAATATCAGGTCTTTGTTTTCAAACAATCAATTATACTATTTCCCAAGGCAAGAGGAATACATCTAAAAGTAAAGATAAATAAAGTAGACAGACATAATCAAAGTAGAAGGAAACATAAAAATCTGGTGACCTTAAAAATCAAGTTCTAGAAAAAATGGTCTTTCAATACAAAAGAAatgaaattaccaaaataagTCCAATTATATTTTTGGGATTGCCAGCATAAACCGGAACTCTACTGTGACCCATGGTCATTATTGAATTCAATGTCTCCCTGTAATGCACCATGAGAGAGATAAGTCAGAAGGAATGAAATGTATATAGACATGCCCCCTagtctactttttttttcttcttcttcttctctttgctGAATCACTAGTCTACTTAAACAACcaagataatatatatatcgGTTACTTACAAATTAAGATTTGCATCCAAATCAAGGGAAAAAGCATTTGATATTGGAGTCATGGCATCTTTTGCGGTCTTTTCAGTCAATTCAAGTGCCCCAGTGATAATTGTAGTCTCGTCATGCGTTAAATCTCCACCTTTCCCAGCCTAAATAACAGCGtcatatatacattaatatttcatCGATGAAAATGAATAAGGTGGCCAGAGGTAAATGTCCCCACGGATGTAAACAAACTCCAAGCATGTAAGTTTTTGAACAAAAAAGAGTGAATCAGGGAAACACATCATTCCAATGGAACTCTTAATACCTCATTCCCATGGAAATTCACAAAGGTCTTGAGCTCTGCTCTCCTTAAAAGGACAGCGTGGCCCTTGCCCAACATCCAATCAAGCACCTACATGTCAAATGGATTAGATCAATAGAACAAAAATAACACTACACCAATGAACACAGAAACATGAATGCAAGCATTTAAACTGTTTAGTGAACCAAACAATCAAGTCAACTTGGGAAAAACACAGGTTGCTTGGATTTTTACCTACAATCAGTTATCATCTATAGATTTAGATGAGAAGATCACCTTACTGATTGGATAAGAGATTGGGAAAAATAACATGAGTAGAACTCGAACAAATGGTGCCAATTTTGCTCCAATAGTCAAGCCATAGCGAGTGCAGACTGCTTGAGGCAATATCTGGAACAGAAGAGAACAGAACATGCGTgtcattattaattttataaacctTCTGGCTCAGGGAAAGGAAAAGCAAAACGTACCTCCCCAAACATGAGAATAAGAGTGACAGATAGCAAAACTGCTGCCCAAGGAGGTACTAATTTGTCCAAAAATATTGGAAGAGCCTATCCGAATACAATTCGACAAACCATAAAAAAATAACCCACAAAATTGAAATCAAACAGTAACAATCGCCAGATTATATCCACAAGAAGAGGGTACGGTAATTATACCTCCATTGCTAAGGCGTTGCCCATTAAAAGCGTGCAAAGCAGAAGATGCTGGTTCTTCACTACAGGATAAATTTTAGCTGCCAAAAAATCAGAATAGTCGGAGTTAACGATTAATCTCAAACCATATTTTCAGCTGATATTGCTTACTTGCCACAATCGAAAGTAGTACGCTAACAAGAATAACCATCAGGATCATACAAGACGATTGAAATTCTAAATTTCCAAATTCAAGAAGACCAGAACCCCTAAAAACAAAAGTTATGGAAGGAgtggtagtagtagtagtagtaggtAGGTAAGGGGGAAAGGAAGATTACTAACCGGCGTGTTTTCGATCCTGGGGACGGCCGGACTTCATGAGGACCTCAAGGTCGACAAGGCCAAGAGACATGAGACCAAGAGTGAGACCGGCCATGAGTCCCGCAAAGCATACTAAACCTATAATCACCAATACATACAACGAGAATAGCGACCCACAACAAGGCACGTCCGAGGCCATATCACCCTTTTGGGTTTTGCTCAACCCTTCAATCAATCAATCAATGTACATATGTATTATAATTGTAAGGCTAGATTCATATGCTCTCCTACTCTGATGTTCTTCCACTTCCAGTTTCTGTCACCAAACACCAAACCTTTGCTTGATATGATCAGAATTATTCACAAATTATATTACAAAGGATTTGGTTGGCTTGTGACGTATTTCACTTATACACATTTTCTTTAGAGTACATCAAGAAAGAAGAGTGTAAGTACAATTACAAATTACAATACACAAACGGCACCATGGTGCCTACTGCGGCCTGCCCACCCTTTTCTTTTAATGACGTCTtctatctttatttatttatttattttactttaactATCATTatacaaaattattaattaacttaGGTGgcatttggtaacacttttttaattaattttttgttgtttttacttttcaattttataattagaaattaaaattttaaaaacaaaaaaaaatcactttcaatatttttttaaatagtttttttttaatcaatcttttggattatgaccagacccggacccaaattccctccccacggccctggcgctgaactcggcttttgacttgaacccgaatctgaccccggacctagacccgacttaaataaaatcaaaaaataaaaataaaaataaattttacagaacacacttttgttttctgtttttaaaattaaaaaacaaaagtggttactgaacgcatttttgtttttcaaaaataaattttttaaaaacaaaaattttagtttcattttgtgattaaaaaattaaaaaaacaaaagtgttaccaacacattttattttagacgcaaaagttatatattattaaataataaaataggtcttatattttttaaaatagtaaaaaataggacgttgaaattaatttttgataacttataatcaacttgaagacaaatacagaaaatataaagagttttgtcataatatctttatatcagattattattaaattttattttgacaaaaaatcagttcaggatcttatttgtaccattttaaaaaatacagagttcattttgtcatttaacaaaaagattcaattgatatttttttgcaaaatacaagatctaaaatagtatttatccaTTAATTTATAGGATGTTACTTTATGAAATGAAGGTGCTTCCTACAATAATTCTTTTTagcaattttgtaaaatataagaCATGTTCTAACATAAAATGAAAtggtaattatatataaattttagtaatttgtaattaaataaaaaatttattaattaatatttagaatagattttttttagtaattattcAATTCTTAAGAGAGACCATAAGAGCATTTTTAATTATACTCTCTAATTAACTAAAATAGGAAGTgagatttaaaaaaatgaactCTAATAGTAGACtttcaaattttttacttttgtagtatatttttttaatagtattttaattgaaaacattattatttttttattattttataaaattaatttatatttcataaatttaaattataaaatattgattatagTAGAAAAAgagcaataataataaaatagctttttattttaattttttagctaTTTtagtaaaagaaaatagaaaatactattaaaaataTGCTCATAACTAACGACTGTAATTAGAATCACTTAATTACTTTCATTtgcataattatataattacattATCAGGTAAACATGTTAAATTGTATAATTATCTCTAATTACACTATAACTTTTTAACAGAGTCGATCCTAAGCTAAGGCGGGCTAGACCCACATCTAGAGCCGACTCAATTTAAGAgtccaaataaaaaatatattttaaaaaatatacatatttttaataatttttaaaaagggCTAAAAAAACTTTTTTACCTATAACCTATTTCAATTAAGGTGGGCTCTACTTTTTAAATGCAATTAATACCATAAATAGAAGTATTAAACACAACTaggaatatttatttattttttataaaaaaaatgtgtagaTGCGTAATTTGAATTAGTGTCTACCATTACTGAATAATGTGAATACTACTCTAACTCTTTTGCTCTTCTCTCTACAGATGATATTAAGCCTGTCTAGTCACCCACTATCTTATTCTATAAttcaggttttttttttttgttttttaatttttctgaaTATGACTtttcaaaaaagataaaaatttaccGAATATGCTTAGTGGTGATTTGCTTACGCCTGCATATGCAACATGCATATTTTCCATTATTCCAGTATCTTTCGATGCCGTAGGAATAAGATATGCCTGCCTGGGAATATAATAATGCTATGTATGGACCGATTCACCAATCCATTTGCtttgcttttaaaaaaaaaataatattgggAATGTTACCCAAAATCTCATTTTTGACacaattttaacaaaataatttgttttttacatttttatataagaaaaaaagtttaaaattttactgttttaattttttaattagaattttattgattttttttcaaaaaaaattacaattttattatgtcctaaaataacataaaaaaaatagaaaagcgaCGTACAAACAACATTGAATGAGAACAATGTGTAATGTGTAATtggaaaaaaaacttataatatgtaaaaaaaaaaaatccgcacaaatttattttacatagtttaaataattatgaaataaaaagcATTTGAAATTTAAACTTAATAAAGTAGGGTGAATAATGTCTTGGAAATCTTGGTTCGAGTTAGAATAGCGTGATTGTAATATATATagcttaaattaaattaaaaaaaaaaaaaaattcagaattATGAACCTAATATGTAACTGGAAAAATTTtacagtatttttttaaaattaagctTAATTAACTCTGTACCAGTGGTCCAGTACGAATgaattttagcaaaaaaaaaaaaaaaaaagaaactgtGTACGTATGTAGAAACACGTGCTCCTGTTTGTACCTAACAAATACCAACTGTACCCCAACTACAACTGTTCTCCACTGTCTTTGGGTCCCACAAACCAACAATTCAGTTGTCAGTAATTTCCACTTGttttacatattaataataGAATCAAATacatattaaataatttctctcaaaaaaaaatacatattaaataatttgtttcaaaaaaatacatattaaataaaatatattttaaatattttataatatatatatatatatgaaaataaatggGTCGGCCCGGTTAGATTATACGGGTTACAAAGAAATCAGCCTGTTACCAACTTAATAACCACGAGTTCAAGGCTTTTAAACTCAATTAGTTTAAGCCCAATAAAAATAGAACTGTTTTGGCCCAAAAACAGATTGGGTTAGCTTGGTTGGTCGGCCCAACGACCTAAAATCTCAACCCTATATAAGGGAAATGCCCAGTTCACTTTTCACTTTTAGGACAAGTAGAAGATTTTTAGAATTTATGccctaaaaattatataaaaatatttttaattattaacaaagagttaaatattttaatgtatacataaatattaaattattaatatttattattgaataatttatacataaatatCAGAAAATTTCTTATTCATATAAGGATGTAATTTGTAGTTCTACAAAGAACTAAGATCACTTACCTATGAATAAAACAGTCAGCAACATATtaaagttattaaatttttaatcaaTGGTTGCTAGTACGGTTCATTAATGCAAGTAATTTTGGTTATGATTACTGATGTAGTATGACATCAAAGTAAATGTgttgtatataatataaattatatatgacAATGACTTATATGAATGAAGTTGTCTTTATCTAACATGCAGTTTACTATAAAGACTTAATTCATATCATAACAATGATCAATAGTATATCGGCTTAAATCCTAGTAATCATGAACtcttgttcatgttattagtttctttgattcatTCGTTAAAGTTTTTCAGAGAAGATAATTCTTACAACTTCTGTTTTTCGAATCTAATAAAGTGGATGGCTGGGAACATGATCTACAATTATCGAATCCTAATTTTCTTAACGAATCGAATGTTGGTTCCCTTTAAGTGTTAATTCTAGAACTGGAAAGTTGTACACAAATTTAGATGGGATCTAAATTATACTTCCACTAGTGAATTAATGGTACTAAAGGATAAAGAAataattagaagggtaaaacagtaatttGACCAAGACTAATTACGAACCAACACATAGAGGGCTAATCACTGAAATTGATTATATTAATGAACACTGCAGTAAAAGTAAATATAATTCTTAAATTATTAAGAGttcaatttcatatttattgTAGAGTAATTATGGAATTGATAAATAGGATTATTTGGTTAATGAGACTCAATGAATATCTACTTTATTGAAGCTTAGAATTATAGGTCTATGATCCCCGAATCACCACCTTGAAATACTGTCAAGGGAAGGAATAAAGAATAGTATAATGTTGTtcgaaaaatttattttgaattggcaaaataataattatttatttttgtaataaataaataaattaaataggaaaagaaCAAAATTTGTCAAGATAATATTTGTTAAGACAGAAATTGTCAGGACAAAAGACATCATCCTTGTATTAATTCAGACATGGTAGGCGCCTATCCTTAGTGTAGGATGTCCCTATTGGTTTTGTCTTTttgagttaattaattaattaattcaattagaTAAATACTTGAATGTTTTAAAAAAAGGTTAAAGATACTTTAAAGTAATTAAGATATTCTCTCAAGTAGTTGAGGGATTACCTCATAAATATTAGTAACTAAATTCGGTTatagatatttgtttatttaaataataaaatgtgatttaattaatgagatttaactactataaatagaagcctgatttaagaaattagaagagaaTTTTTAATAGGTATTTTTGAAATACagtgagaaaaagaaaatagttttttctctcaaattgTTCTTGCTCATGTGTTGAGAATTTTAACAAGAACACATTGTACACTTTATCCTAATAGCCCACAATATTCCTTGTGTATGGTGGATCGATTTGGAAGACACTGGTGTGAGTTATTTTGTATCATCCTTATCATCTGAATTAAAGGATACAACATACAGAAGTTTTGAGGATATCTCGATAGCCATCAAGAAGTATATGTTCTTAacttatattttattgttaagCTTTAATGTATACACATCTGGAGATCCATTGGGCTATGGTACAATGCTAATCAAATAATATGAATCTTTCCGCTACATACCTAATTTAGTACCATAAAAACCAACAGGATCTCCATCGACTCTTGTCTTCGCCTGGGCTGCAGGATCTACGCCGTCCATAGGAGTATCTCCATCATGGCCACCAGTTTATTTTGAGTGAGTACCATGGTTGTAGCATACAACCTTTGACAGTATCATTACTTTCTTCAGCTCttaatgaaagtaccaaaatgtttatcaaaattttcaaaaactaaTAAGCTATAAACAAAAGCTAAAGACATAGATAAATAACACCAGAGTTTTTACGTGATTGGGGCATTAATGAACCTTAATCCACGAGTCAATATTATTATGCTAAGACTGGAAAAGCCTTAGGATTTACACAAGTGTTTGAACCCTAAAATTTACCTAAGCAATTGAGGAATGAGATTCTAACCCTTTGCTTGTATGGTTGTTCTTATATTTATATTGTTAGGGTTCTTTTTCGTTCGAATTTGCCCACTGgttacaaataatatattaacttTTGCACATCAATTGAATTATTATATTTGCTAATGTTTGGAAAGATAAATGCATGTTTGACTTTTGATTTAAAGTCTAAACCACTTTAGAACTTGTTTGATAATTATTTGAGGTGAAATTGATAAATTACATATGATTTTGAGATATGatatatgcaattttttttttttttgatcgaTTAAGCTTTTTAAGTTTACCTTAGTTGTGAATTCTCTAGTTTTACCCAATTTGAGCCTAAATGTTGACatcttattttttctttttaaccctATGCAATAACCTTTGAGCCTaaaaattaaattcttattcaTCCTTTTCACACTGTAGTAtattaatgttttatatatttgtatatatgtgAGAGTTTTGTTGATGAGAAATATTTATGGTTATATATAAGTgataatgagaaaaaaaaaatattattcccTTAGAATGAATGTTTGCAAGTTATAAGTATcataaaaaaaacaatgaaaaataaataaaataaatgaatactTGCAACAATTTAAGTATGGGGGAATAGTaagttttatgaaaaaaaaaatacaagattaAATTGTTGAGGAGAGTGATTGGGgaacaaatagaaattatttgagagaatattgtatatgtatgcTACGGTGTGATTTGAGCCcaaattaactttttttatcTACCTTTCACTTAAGTCTTACATTATAAGCCTATAAAGTCCTATTGATCTTTAAATTGTGTGTAATTAAATTAGTGGAGAATGGTTTGATAATTAAGCTTATAGAGTGAATTTTCGttgaaaaatacatttattttgAGATAAACATTGATTGTTGGCATGCATGAATTGATTTGAATGTTCGTAATATGATGAGTTGATTAAACACACACACTCACACAAAAATTGAGTTTGAAAAGTAATTATCTTGAGTTGAAATTCTAATGATTGAAGAGTTTAGATTTTCTTGGAATTATAAAGGAATGTACAATTTTTGAAactacaattatttttcataaagacCGATTTGTTTAAGTATTATTCATTTTATCATTAACTTACTCAAGGACGAGCAAGAGTCAAGTGTGGGGAAATTCGATGAGTCCATATTTGTCTTATAAATATGATCattttatgtattaatattcttaaattgattctttaaattattgattagtgtgattttaatttgttaggctattttaaaGACTATTCATGCATTTAGAGTCTTTTGGAAGGATTTTAGCATATTTTGGTGGAAATAGTGGAAGTTGGCAAGCTCGATTTTATAAGGTGGAACTTAATTGTAAATTTGGATGACCTTAGAGGCAGAACTGGACTTGGAGCTaaacataaaaattttagatctcgttcttatctttccagaacatcatgaatcgtccaattctgagcaatatcgagagagttatggctaaaatactatcagtcatcgcagtaggaaatttctaaaaaaaaaaaaagatagcggAAAAAAAGGTAGTTTTTTTAAGTAGagttgagattttttttatttttttttaaaagatgaGTTATCTTTTCTTTTAGTAAGATATTTCCTAATACTAAAATAGAATCTTAATTCTAAAGGAATTTATCTATCTTTTCAAGCActataaatagaatcctaattctaagGGGATTCATCTATCTTTTCAAGCTATAAATAGGGCATCTTAGGCTACgaatttattaattcaaaagctacaaattagagagagagcaaggaagAGACGGAGATTGCGACTTTGAAGTGTTCTTCATTctagttcttttcttctctttctactattactaattattatgatttttgttataatgactagttctgagtagttttcttttagttaaggATTATTTCAAAACTCGAGACAtgaattcttaattttattattgaatgctAATTTCTAGTTTCCATCATATATcaaattgcttctattcttctaTGTTTAATGTCAGGGTTATtgctttaatcttgtttagatgaccactaaattaggttttactttaatctactaatgaagaatagaacctaggtcaaataaattatatgcttcattgatttgttgcctagattagtctatctccataaatctcaagctttatctaagttaaataaattacATGCTTCGTGGATTTACTGCTTaggtaaaagagttaattattgagcGCTTCACTTTGATTACATACAATAGGGAGATTGGAAtaattgactgcttcaactttaTCTGCGAGATTAATAGTTTGATTggaaactaaaaattatattctttaATAGAAATTAGGAATGACTGTTAAGGGTGGAGAATAACATTTAACTAGTTTCTCATATCGTAGTCTCACTTtaaatttgttctttttatttttatttttattttgctatttttattCTAATAATCAAAATCCTCCATTTTCTAATTCTTGTTACTAAAttgtgaataattaaataaacatagtcctcgtgggatcgacccttacttacgattatactaaaataattggaattaaaaaaatagtaaatttatTGTGGCTTACGACACGCATCATCAGGATGGCCCAACTGAGCCAAGGAAAAGAATGGAAGAAGCATTTGACTTCTCCATGCATGCTCCACTTGGCTCGGGGGGACATAGCTCAGTTGATATAGCTCCGCTCTTGCAATTGGGTCGTTGCAATTACGGGTTAGGTGTCTAATAGTTCAGGCAGTAATGATAGTATCTTGTACTTGAACCGGTGGCTCACTTTTTCTAAGTAATAGGCTGCTTACACTAGAAAATtgttgataaaactccaaaatgacattttcttttgacttaaatttttttctccTTATCATTCAGGAAAGACAAGAAAATTTCTAGGTAACAAACATTCTCTAGAATTTCTCTTAGATTTGAGCCCATAGCCGATGATAGAACTagaatagatattttttttttcctattcaCACGAGCCCATATCCTTTCTTTTCTATCAATCTCTAATTCTAACCTTCCTCCCCAATATGATATTATGGTGTCAGTATAGATCGAAATTTGCCAATTATGAGTTGGGTGCTTTAACCATTCAGCCATGGATGCTTAGCGGGGATCCTCGCACATGGTGAATAACCAAATTTCAATTGAAGTAAAATCTTTAGGGTAAATCAATGCAATTTAAGAGGACTTAATCTTAATGAAAGGACATCAATTCAAATCCTGAATTTTCAAATCGAGAGAGATCAAGAATTCTCACTATTTCTTAGATTCATGGACCCAATTGAATTCAGTGATATCTTTCATTCACATCTTTTTCCATCAAGAatgtttttataaaattcttGGACTCCCAAATTTGGAGTATCCTACTTTCACGCAATTCACATTTACAAGGTTCAACGAGCAATTGATATTTCACGATCAAGGGTGTAGTACTATTTGTAGTAGCGGTCCTTATATATCGTATTAACAATCGAAAGatgatcaaaagaaaaaatctCTATTTGACAAGGCTTCTTTCTATACCTATGAATTACAATGGACCCATAAATGATACATTGGAAGAATCTTTTTGGTCTTCCAATATCAATAGGTTGATTGTTTCGCTCCTGTATCttccaaaaggaaaaaaaatctcTGAGAGTTGTTTCTTAGATCTAAAAAAGAGTACTTGGGTTCTCCTAATAACTAAAAAGTGTATCATGCCTGAATCTAACTGAGGCTCGCGACGGTGGAGGAACTAGCTTAGAAAAAAGAGAGATTCTAGTTGTAAGATATCTAATAAAACCGTCACTGGAATTGAGATCTCATTCAAAGAGAAAgatatcaaatatttggagtttctttttatatattatatggaTGGATGCTGCCAAAGGGAGTGGCGATGCCATATGCAAAAAGGAAGAGACTCATAGAATGGTAGAGGCAAATAAACTTTTGGTTCGTAAACCTCCTACATGGAGGTGATGAAGTCCTATTTGTAGGACATTATGCAATACAGGTTAGGCTGACATGGACCCATTAAATGTTTACATAGTGTTCAACCCACTAATGGAGTGATTACATTGTAGCTTATTGAATTGGTTTGGGCACAAAGCCTAAGGCCCAAAGGCCAAATCAGTAAGTAAGGCCTACTGTACCCTAGTGACTTGCCACACTTGAGCCACCAAATGATGTATGAGGAATGTTTTATGTCGTAGTGATCGCAATAATCCCTATACTGATCACACTTCTTTGCCAAACTCTTCTCTAAGAAAAGACAAAGGAGACATTCTGTAGATTTGGTAGGATAATGTCAGAACAGTGCCACGTCAGAAACTCGCCCAGAAAACTTGTGGACCCGAGAAGTTCTGTCCCTAGGCAATACCAATAAGAGCTTGCCTTAATTGTATGTAGCTTAATGTCATGACTCTTGGGCCTGAGCCCGAGACCATGGTGAGAAGTGGTCTGCACTGACGTTCTCGGCCTATTGATGCTTCCTTAAATGGTTGACTTTTACCGACTATAACTTGGTTGAAGCTGACTTAGACCAATTGGATGACCTTCCTAGACTCAATTAGGCATTTCGATCCCGGATCCTTCTTCCTGGGAGTGCTGTTCGCGTGGCATTGTTTTCAGTGATGTGTCTACCCTTCTTACAGGGCTTCCTCTTGACGGAGATCCACGTGTCATGACTAAAGGAAAACTCGAacaacatataaaaaaaaaatacaagaaattttttaaaataaatacaagaatatttggaataaataaataaatacacaagAATGGTACAAGAAATAGTTATGTAGATAATGGTTGTAAATGAAAAACCCTTTTCCACCTCATACATCCCTAGCAAACACAAAAAAGGGCTTAAACGAGTTAAGACCATCAATTACCAAAACTACTCATCTCCAAGACTTGTACGACATATGCAAGCAAATAATACAAGTACAAGTGTCTTGTCAAATTGATGACTAGTAGGACACAGTAGAAGAAGCCAACTTGGGGAAAGGGGGGTATCCAATAAAtgtgtaaatattatttatggtGGTAGCCAAGTCGGCAGCGAGAagccaaaataaaataaaaaacagttGTTTACCTTGAGCCACTCATCATATATAGTACATATTTTTCCCTACTGTAGCCATTAGCCACATCTTCTAGTCACTTTATATCTAAAACAAAAAAGCAGTGAGAGGGCGACAGAATTGGGCATATGGATTGCGGTAGTCGTGGACTACATTGGTACCTTCCTTTTCATAAGTCTAAGAAGCTGGATACGGTAGAGCTTTTATTTATGAGCGCTGGTTTTGTGTGTGGCTCTGTTTTCTTATCCCAAATATAAAACAACCCACAACTTGTGACTTTTTCTTAAAACCTATCATCTAATATCTACACCCTGCAATATTTGCATTATCTTTAACAAGAATGTCGAGTGAGGAAAGAAACTTGCCTGAAGTCCCAGAATGGCCTGAGTTTAAAATTCCTGAATTGTTGTCCACTGAAACCGTCCGACAACTGCATGCTACCATCGAAAAAG
This window harbors:
- the LOC115700784 gene encoding DUF21 domain-containing protein At1g47330, with protein sequence MASDVPCCGSLFSLYVLVIIGLVCFAGLMAGLTLGLMSLGLVDLEVLMKSGRPQDRKHAAKIYPVVKNQHLLLCTLLMGNALAMEALPIFLDKLVPPWAAVLLSVTLILMFGEILPQAVCTRYGLTIGAKLAPFVRVLLMLFFPISYPISKVLDWMLGKGHAVLLRRAELKTFVNFHGNEAGKGGDLTHDETTIITGALELTEKTAKDAMTPISNAFSLDLDANLNLETLNSIMTMGHSRVPVYAGNPKNIIGLILVKNLLAVDPDDAVPLRKMILRKIPRVSENMPLYDILNEFQKGHSHIAVVYKDLNEKKETIGQSGPLSKKDDKVVGHSGAKENFGFHDSQTNKSSGGQMKKSPPSTPAFKKRHRGCSYCILDIENTPIPDFSLDEEVVGVISMEDVIEELLQEEILDETDEYVNIHNRIKVNMHASQENAYKLTSPQPSQNGLSIATAHSPDSIRVGGPDQTSSLSVSNIASAKGSS